From Plectropomus leopardus isolate mb chromosome 17, YSFRI_Pleo_2.0, whole genome shotgun sequence, a single genomic window includes:
- the epn3a gene encoding epsin-3 isoform X1, translating into MQTSSLRRQMKNMVNNYTEAEIKVREATSNDPWGPPSSLMSEIADLTFNVVAFTEVMGMIWKRLNDHGKNWRHVYKALTLLDYLIKTGSERVAQECRENIHTIQTLRDFQYIDRDGRDQGTNVREKAKHLVALLRDEEKLKKERTQALKTKTRMTSSGLGSGSMPPPYPGRRTSQPGSAGVYGDDGRCRGSPSSFHSSSSSPRLAPDLEQARPATSGEEELQLQLALAMSREESEKSPPTVDIDEQTQLQIAMNLSKEESKKPVQPAPAALDMDEDTQLQLALSLSKEEHQQEQLTRQGDESMLKKALEESKREMESKGGTAFMDLVDVFAVPADPPPSGLRWNNAPHQAAAPLGGTDPWDSLEGSTNTSRVDPPWMAPPPSNSPPPPWEPPADPWDGPQSTLTSTGREWAFPADSGSSGVDPFSALKGAVREPSPRTGSPSDGDLFDEAMDGGQVKVNGRGEGSPELFDMSRLGESLAAPSPRKCRTPESFLGPTAASLVNLDSLIPANPPPKTLNPFLSGLSAPSPNNPFQSEQPKLSLNQMGSSSTSSGPQGASLPYSASLPLPMSHQPASLPSSLTHPTQPGLGLPGALPEPLLPFSSATTDGSQAAQSSQNPFL; encoded by the exons ATGCAGACCTCATCGCTCCGCCGACAGATGAAAAACATGGTCAACAACTACACAGAAGCCGAGATCAAGGTCCGAGAGGCCACCTCCAACGATCCCTGGGGTCCTCCCAGCTCGCTCATGTCTGAAATAGCAGACCTGACCTTCAATGTTGTGGCTTTTACCGAGGTTATGGGCATGATCTGGAAGCGACTCAATGACCACGGTAAAAACTGGCGCCATGTTTATAAGGCGCTGACCCTGCTGGACTACCTGATCAAAACAGGCTCTGAGCGCGTGGCCCAGGAGTGCAGGGAAAACATTCACACCATCCAGACACTGAGAGACTTCCAGTACATAGATCGAGATGGACGTGACCAGGGTACCAACGTGCGGGAAAAGGCCAAGCATCTGGTGGCTCTGCTGAGGGACGAGGAAAAGCTGAAGAAGGAGAGGACCCAGGCACTGAAGACCAAGACCCGCATGACGAGTAGTGGATTAGGCTCTGGGTCCATGCCTCCTCCGTACCCGGGGCGTCGCACAAGCCAGCCTGGTTCGGCGGGTGTCTACGGGGATGATGGCCGGTGCAGAGGCTCACCGTCCTCCTTTCACT cctcctcttcctctcctcgaCTGGCTCCAGACCTGGAGCAAGCTCGGCCCGCGACCAGTGGagaagaggagctgcagctgcagctggccCTGGCTATGAGCCGAGAAGAAAGTGAAAAG TCACCTCCTACAGTGGATATTGATGAACAGACCCAGCTCCAGATCGCTATGAATCTCAGCAAGGAGGAGAGCAAGAAG CCAGTCCAACCAGCACCTGCCGCACTGGATATGGACGAGGACACCCAGCTCCAGTTAGCCCTGAGCCTGAGCAAAGAGGAGCACCAGCAG GAGCAACTCACTCGCCAAGGAGATGAGTCGATGCTGAAGAAAGCTCTGGAGGAAAGCAAACGTGAGATGGAGTCTAAAGGCGGG ACCGCCTTCATGGACTTGGTAGATGTATTTGCAGTGCCAGCAGATCCGCCTCCTAGTGGCCTTCGATGGAATAATGCCCCACACCAGGCAGCTGCTCCTCTGGGGGGCACAGACCCCTGGGACTCCTTGG AAGGCAGCACCAACACCTCAAGAGTAGATCCTCCCTGGATGGCACCGCCACCTTCCAACAGCCCCCCGCCACCATGGGAGCCTCCGGCCGACCCCTGGGATGGCCCGCAGAGCACGCTCACGTCCACAGGCCGAGAATGGGCCTTCCCCGCTGACTCAG GCTCCTCAGGGGTTGATCCATTCTCAGCACTCAAGGGAGCTGTCAGGGAGCCCTCTCCCCGCACTGGAAGCCCCTCAG ATGGGGATCTGTTTGATGAGGCCATGGATGGAGGTCAGGTGAAAGTAAATGGGCGAGGAGAGGGCAGTCCTGAGCTTTTTGACATGTCACGTCTCGGAGAAAGCCTGGCTGCCCCCAGCCCTCGCAAATGCCGGACACCTGAGTCCTTCCTGGGCCCCACTGCGGCTTCCTTGGTAAACCTGGACAGCTTGATCCCAGCGAATCCTCCACCCAAGACCCTGAACCCTTTCCTATCAG GTCTAAGCGCTCCGTCACCCAACAATCCATTCCAATCTGAGCAGCCCAAACTAAGTCTGAATCAAATGGGCTCCAGCTCCACCTCTTCAGGTCCCCAGGGCGCTTCTCTTCCATACAGCGCCTCCTTACCCCTGCCTATGAGCCACCA
- the epn3a gene encoding epsin-3 isoform X2, translated as MQTSSLRRQMKNMVNNYTEAEIKVREATSNDPWGPPSSLMSEIADLTFNVVAFTEVMGMIWKRLNDHGKNWRHVYKALTLLDYLIKTGSERVAQECRENIHTIQTLRDFQYIDRDGRDQGTNVREKAKHLVALLRDEEKLKKERTQALKTKTRMTSSGLGSGSMPPPYPGRRTSQPGSAGVYGDDGRCRGSPSSFHSSSSSPRLAPDLEQARPATSGEEELQLQLALAMSREESEKSPPTVDIDEQTQLQIAMNLSKEESKKPVQPAPAALDMDEDTQLQLALSLSKEEHQQEQLTRQGDESMLKKALEESKREMESKGGTAFMDLVDVFAVPADPPPSGLRWNNAPHQAAAPLGGTDPWDSLGSTNTSRVDPPWMAPPPSNSPPPPWEPPADPWDGPQSTLTSTGREWAFPADSGSSGVDPFSALKGAVREPSPRTGSPSDGDLFDEAMDGGQVKVNGRGEGSPELFDMSRLGESLAAPSPRKCRTPESFLGPTAASLVNLDSLIPANPPPKTLNPFLSGLSAPSPNNPFQSEQPKLSLNQMGSSSTSSGPQGASLPYSASLPLPMSHQPASLPSSLTHPTQPGLGLPGALPEPLLPFSSATTDGSQAAQSSQNPFL; from the exons ATGCAGACCTCATCGCTCCGCCGACAGATGAAAAACATGGTCAACAACTACACAGAAGCCGAGATCAAGGTCCGAGAGGCCACCTCCAACGATCCCTGGGGTCCTCCCAGCTCGCTCATGTCTGAAATAGCAGACCTGACCTTCAATGTTGTGGCTTTTACCGAGGTTATGGGCATGATCTGGAAGCGACTCAATGACCACGGTAAAAACTGGCGCCATGTTTATAAGGCGCTGACCCTGCTGGACTACCTGATCAAAACAGGCTCTGAGCGCGTGGCCCAGGAGTGCAGGGAAAACATTCACACCATCCAGACACTGAGAGACTTCCAGTACATAGATCGAGATGGACGTGACCAGGGTACCAACGTGCGGGAAAAGGCCAAGCATCTGGTGGCTCTGCTGAGGGACGAGGAAAAGCTGAAGAAGGAGAGGACCCAGGCACTGAAGACCAAGACCCGCATGACGAGTAGTGGATTAGGCTCTGGGTCCATGCCTCCTCCGTACCCGGGGCGTCGCACAAGCCAGCCTGGTTCGGCGGGTGTCTACGGGGATGATGGCCGGTGCAGAGGCTCACCGTCCTCCTTTCACT cctcctcttcctctcctcgaCTGGCTCCAGACCTGGAGCAAGCTCGGCCCGCGACCAGTGGagaagaggagctgcagctgcagctggccCTGGCTATGAGCCGAGAAGAAAGTGAAAAG TCACCTCCTACAGTGGATATTGATGAACAGACCCAGCTCCAGATCGCTATGAATCTCAGCAAGGAGGAGAGCAAGAAG CCAGTCCAACCAGCACCTGCCGCACTGGATATGGACGAGGACACCCAGCTCCAGTTAGCCCTGAGCCTGAGCAAAGAGGAGCACCAGCAG GAGCAACTCACTCGCCAAGGAGATGAGTCGATGCTGAAGAAAGCTCTGGAGGAAAGCAAACGTGAGATGGAGTCTAAAGGCGGG ACCGCCTTCATGGACTTGGTAGATGTATTTGCAGTGCCAGCAGATCCGCCTCCTAGTGGCCTTCGATGGAATAATGCCCCACACCAGGCAGCTGCTCCTCTGGGGGGCACAGACCCCTGGGACTCCTTGG GCAGCACCAACACCTCAAGAGTAGATCCTCCCTGGATGGCACCGCCACCTTCCAACAGCCCCCCGCCACCATGGGAGCCTCCGGCCGACCCCTGGGATGGCCCGCAGAGCACGCTCACGTCCACAGGCCGAGAATGGGCCTTCCCCGCTGACTCAG GCTCCTCAGGGGTTGATCCATTCTCAGCACTCAAGGGAGCTGTCAGGGAGCCCTCTCCCCGCACTGGAAGCCCCTCAG ATGGGGATCTGTTTGATGAGGCCATGGATGGAGGTCAGGTGAAAGTAAATGGGCGAGGAGAGGGCAGTCCTGAGCTTTTTGACATGTCACGTCTCGGAGAAAGCCTGGCTGCCCCCAGCCCTCGCAAATGCCGGACACCTGAGTCCTTCCTGGGCCCCACTGCGGCTTCCTTGGTAAACCTGGACAGCTTGATCCCAGCGAATCCTCCACCCAAGACCCTGAACCCTTTCCTATCAG GTCTAAGCGCTCCGTCACCCAACAATCCATTCCAATCTGAGCAGCCCAAACTAAGTCTGAATCAAATGGGCTCCAGCTCCACCTCTTCAGGTCCCCAGGGCGCTTCTCTTCCATACAGCGCCTCCTTACCCCTGCCTATGAGCCACCA
- the epn3a gene encoding epsin-3 isoform X3, which yields MQTSSLRRQMKNMVNNYTEAEIKVREATSNDPWGPPSSLMSEIADLTFNVVAFTEVMGMIWKRLNDHGKNWRHVYKALTLLDYLIKTGSERVAQECRENIHTIQTLRDFQYIDRDGRDQGTNVREKAKHLVALLRDEEKLKKERTQALKTKTRMTSSGLGSGSMPPPYPGRRTSQPGSAGVYGDDGRCRGSPSSFHSSSSSPRLAPDLEQARPATSGEEELQLQLALAMSREESEKPVQPAPAALDMDEDTQLQLALSLSKEEHQQEQLTRQGDESMLKKALEESKREMESKGGTAFMDLVDVFAVPADPPPSGLRWNNAPHQAAAPLGGTDPWDSLEGSTNTSRVDPPWMAPPPSNSPPPPWEPPADPWDGPQSTLTSTGREWAFPADSGSSGVDPFSALKGAVREPSPRTGSPSDGDLFDEAMDGGQVKVNGRGEGSPELFDMSRLGESLAAPSPRKCRTPESFLGPTAASLVNLDSLIPANPPPKTLNPFLSGLSAPSPNNPFQSEQPKLSLNQMGSSSTSSGPQGASLPYSASLPLPMSHQPASLPSSLTHPTQPGLGLPGALPEPLLPFSSATTDGSQAAQSSQNPFL from the exons ATGCAGACCTCATCGCTCCGCCGACAGATGAAAAACATGGTCAACAACTACACAGAAGCCGAGATCAAGGTCCGAGAGGCCACCTCCAACGATCCCTGGGGTCCTCCCAGCTCGCTCATGTCTGAAATAGCAGACCTGACCTTCAATGTTGTGGCTTTTACCGAGGTTATGGGCATGATCTGGAAGCGACTCAATGACCACGGTAAAAACTGGCGCCATGTTTATAAGGCGCTGACCCTGCTGGACTACCTGATCAAAACAGGCTCTGAGCGCGTGGCCCAGGAGTGCAGGGAAAACATTCACACCATCCAGACACTGAGAGACTTCCAGTACATAGATCGAGATGGACGTGACCAGGGTACCAACGTGCGGGAAAAGGCCAAGCATCTGGTGGCTCTGCTGAGGGACGAGGAAAAGCTGAAGAAGGAGAGGACCCAGGCACTGAAGACCAAGACCCGCATGACGAGTAGTGGATTAGGCTCTGGGTCCATGCCTCCTCCGTACCCGGGGCGTCGCACAAGCCAGCCTGGTTCGGCGGGTGTCTACGGGGATGATGGCCGGTGCAGAGGCTCACCGTCCTCCTTTCACT cctcctcttcctctcctcgaCTGGCTCCAGACCTGGAGCAAGCTCGGCCCGCGACCAGTGGagaagaggagctgcagctgcagctggccCTGGCTATGAGCCGAGAAGAAAGTGAAAAG CCAGTCCAACCAGCACCTGCCGCACTGGATATGGACGAGGACACCCAGCTCCAGTTAGCCCTGAGCCTGAGCAAAGAGGAGCACCAGCAG GAGCAACTCACTCGCCAAGGAGATGAGTCGATGCTGAAGAAAGCTCTGGAGGAAAGCAAACGTGAGATGGAGTCTAAAGGCGGG ACCGCCTTCATGGACTTGGTAGATGTATTTGCAGTGCCAGCAGATCCGCCTCCTAGTGGCCTTCGATGGAATAATGCCCCACACCAGGCAGCTGCTCCTCTGGGGGGCACAGACCCCTGGGACTCCTTGG AAGGCAGCACCAACACCTCAAGAGTAGATCCTCCCTGGATGGCACCGCCACCTTCCAACAGCCCCCCGCCACCATGGGAGCCTCCGGCCGACCCCTGGGATGGCCCGCAGAGCACGCTCACGTCCACAGGCCGAGAATGGGCCTTCCCCGCTGACTCAG GCTCCTCAGGGGTTGATCCATTCTCAGCACTCAAGGGAGCTGTCAGGGAGCCCTCTCCCCGCACTGGAAGCCCCTCAG ATGGGGATCTGTTTGATGAGGCCATGGATGGAGGTCAGGTGAAAGTAAATGGGCGAGGAGAGGGCAGTCCTGAGCTTTTTGACATGTCACGTCTCGGAGAAAGCCTGGCTGCCCCCAGCCCTCGCAAATGCCGGACACCTGAGTCCTTCCTGGGCCCCACTGCGGCTTCCTTGGTAAACCTGGACAGCTTGATCCCAGCGAATCCTCCACCCAAGACCCTGAACCCTTTCCTATCAG GTCTAAGCGCTCCGTCACCCAACAATCCATTCCAATCTGAGCAGCCCAAACTAAGTCTGAATCAAATGGGCTCCAGCTCCACCTCTTCAGGTCCCCAGGGCGCTTCTCTTCCATACAGCGCCTCCTTACCCCTGCCTATGAGCCACCA